From the Anaeromyxobacter dehalogenans 2CP-1 genome, the window TCAATGACGCGAAGGGCTTCGGCTTCATCTCCCAGGACGGTGGCGGCGAGGACGTGTTCGTCCACCACACCGCGATCGTCGCCGAGGGCTTCCGCAGCCTGCAGGAAGGGCAGCGGGTGGAGTTCGAGGTGAAGAAGGGCCCCAAGGGGCTGCAGGCCGCGAACGTCCGGGGGGCGTAG encodes:
- a CDS encoding cold-shock protein translates to MASGTVKWFNDAKGFGFISQDGGGEDVFVHHTAIVAEGFRSLQEGQRVEFEVKKGPKGLQAANVRGA